The Flavobacterium psychrotrophum region CTGGCGGTAAACAGCCTATCCATGCTTAGCCCGTAATGGTTGCAAAGTATAATGGCTTCCTCCATAGAAAACTTACTTTTTTGAGAGATACGCCTGTGGGCTGCGTCATAACTGATATTAAGGATACCGGCTATTTCGTCAATAAGCGATGTACCCGATAGCTGCTGCCGTATGGCTTTTAGTAATTTATCGTGGCTTTCCATATATAAGTTGATTTTGCGATTATCACAAATGTATTGTTTTTATTAATTCATAAACGCAATTTAAGTTGCTGTAATCACAATAGCTTTGGGTAAGAAATCATCTCATACCATGAAACTAAAAACCTTACTTATGATTGCATCCTTACTCATTGTGCTTACTGCGCGGTCGCAGGACGTACAGAAACGTAAAACGCGGTTTCCCGTAGGATTATACACTACAGAGAACAGTAATATCTACGGGCTATCGGTAGGTATTGGGTCTGATATCCGCGAAGCTAAATATAGTGTTAGCGTCGTACGATCTAACGGGCTGCGCATAGAACCCATATCACAATCATTGTTGTTTTTTACGCTTATCTTTCCAATAGATATGGTAAACTACCCTTCAGAAGAAGCAGATTATGCAACTTTTGACAAAAAAATGCCTAATGAAATAATAAACGGCATCAACCTTAGTTGTGGTACCAACGCCTTTGCTAATGTTAATGGCATTACGCTATCTGCCATTACGCAGTCGCTAAAAAATACAAACGGTATTGCAATAGCGGGGTTAGGTACCTGTGCCAACAGAAGTAACGGTGTACAGATATCTTTCTTTAATACATCGGCACTGTATAGTAATGGCCTTATGTTGGGCGGTTTTCAGACTAATGTGTATAAGGGTAGGGGAGTAAACCTTGCTTTTTGGTATAACGAATATAAATATTATGACGGCCTTATGATAAGCGTTTGCAATGGTGTGATGACCAAGCCTGAAGCATTCAGCGGATTGCAGATAGGCATTGTAAACCGGACTAAAAAACTTAGGGGAATACAAATAGGACTTTGGAATGTTAATGAAAAACGCTCATTGCCATTCATAAACTGGAATTTTAGTAATAAGCCACCAAAATCGCCCAAGACGGAAAGCGAAAGAACTAAATGGATTAACCAGTCTAATATAAACAAACCTTCAACCAACAATTAAACACGATGAAACATATTCCTTACCTTCTTATTGGCTTTCGCCTGCTGTTAGGGCCAGTAATGATAGCCATAACGTATAACTATGGCAGCACGGCCCGAATTTTTTTAATGGTATTGCTACTGCTGGGGATACTATCTGATATTTTTGATGGTATTATAGCACGTGCCCAAAATGTGTCTACCGCTACCATGCGTCGCATAGACAGCCAGGTAGATGTAGTATTTTGGCTATGTTCAGGGTGGTGTGCATGGCTGCTGAGTCCAGAGGTCATCACCGCTAATAAATATGCCATTACCACTATATTTGTAATGGAAGGGCTTACCTATGTTTTTAGTATCCTGAAATTTGGTAAAGAAACCTGTACGCACGCCATATTAAGTAAACTCTGGGGTATAACCTTGTTCATAGCGCTAAGCTCTGTAATTGGCTTTAATTATGGAGGTATCCCTTTAATGCTGGCAATTATCTTTGGCGTTATTTCGCATATCGATGTGTACCTTATTATACTTTTCTTACCCCGATGGACGCATGATGTAGCCAGCGCCTGGCATGCCTGGCAAATAAGGCAGGGTAGGGATATTAAGCGCAATAAACTGTTTAATGGGTAGACTTAAATTTAGCTTTTGGGATATTTTGATGGGTTAAGATGCGTATTAAATACAGCATATATCAAAACGGTCTCTTCAAGTTCATCTATGGTATAAAGAAGCAGGTATGGGAATTTTTTGAGAGGAAATCCAACTACATTTTTATACTTAATT contains the following coding sequences:
- a CDS encoding CDP-alcohol phosphatidyltransferase family protein — translated: MKHIPYLLIGFRLLLGPVMIAITYNYGSTARIFLMVLLLLGILSDIFDGIIARAQNVSTATMRRIDSQVDVVFWLCSGWCAWLLSPEVITANKYAITTIFVMEGLTYVFSILKFGKETCTHAILSKLWGITLFIALSSVIGFNYGGIPLMLAIIFGVISHIDVYLIILFLPRWTHDVASAWHAWQIRQGRDIKRNKLFNG
- a CDS encoding LA_2272 family surface repeat-containing protein encodes the protein MKLKTLLMIASLLIVLTARSQDVQKRKTRFPVGLYTTENSNIYGLSVGIGSDIREAKYSVSVVRSNGLRIEPISQSLLFFTLIFPIDMVNYPSEEADYATFDKKMPNEIINGINLSCGTNAFANVNGITLSAITQSLKNTNGIAIAGLGTCANRSNGVQISFFNTSALYSNGLMLGGFQTNVYKGRGVNLAFWYNEYKYYDGLMISVCNGVMTKPEAFSGLQIGIVNRTKKLRGIQIGLWNVNEKRSLPFINWNFSNKPPKSPKTESERTKWINQSNINKPSTNN